In bacterium, the genomic window CACGGGCGAGGCGGGCGAGGCCATGTGGAAGACGTAGTTGGCCTTGGGGAGCGTGCGGGGGAACCCTTTGGTCACGTCCCTCAGGAAGCGGGGCAGGCCCATGAAGCGGGGCAGGCCCTTGATGACGTCCTGGTGGAGGAAGCGGAAGTGGGGATGGCGCCTCAGGTGGGCGATGTTCTCGAGCTTGCCGGTGATGAGGTTGTCCACGCAGACGACCTGGTGGCCCAGGGAGATCAAGTGGTCGCAAAGGTGGGAACCGACGAAACCGGCGCCGCCGGTGACCAGCGAGATGGGGCGTTTCA contains:
- a CDS encoding NAD-dependent epimerase/dehydratase family protein, with amino-acid sequence MKRPISLVTGGAGFVGSHLCDHLISLGHQVVCVDNLITGKLENIAHLRRHPHFRFLHQDVIKGLPRFMGLPRFLRDVTKGFPRTLPKANYVFHMASPASPV